One Deltaproteobacteria bacterium genomic window carries:
- a CDS encoding cupin domain-containing protein, with the protein MDVFKKVSEITQFSPEKMQKNGVFATGQLFCDVYCFEPGQAQSVHTHQGTDKVYFVLEGKGLFHVAGELRELGKDEVVLAPSGEPHGVENPGPDRLKLLVVMAPPPSH; encoded by the coding sequence ATGGACGTGTTCAAGAAGGTGTCGGAGATCACACAATTCTCGCCCGAGAAGATGCAAAAGAACGGCGTCTTCGCCACCGGGCAACTGTTCTGCGACGTTTACTGCTTCGAGCCGGGACAGGCTCAAAGCGTTCACACGCATCAGGGAACCGACAAGGTCTACTTCGTGCTCGAAGGCAAGGGCCTGTTCCACGTGGCCGGCGAACTGCGGGAACTCGGCAAGGACGAGGTCGTTCTGGCGCCGTCGGGCGAGCCCCACGGCGTGGAGAACCCCGGCCCGGACCGGCTCAAGCTGCTGGTGGTGATGGCGCCGCCTCCGAGCCATTGA
- a CDS encoding nuclear transport factor 2 family protein — MAAEDPVNDVNRRFYEAFESLDLKRMEGIWLREDYIKCVHPGWALLTGWDAVMESWKRIFENTQQMRFALTDVRVQVQGGLAWVTLYENLNSTLEGQTNAAVVLTTNIYEERPEGWFMIHHHGSPVMMRQPEPHPTVQ; from the coding sequence ATGGCCGCGGAAGATCCGGTAAACGACGTCAACCGGCGGTTCTACGAGGCGTTCGAGAGCCTCGACCTCAAGCGCATGGAAGGCATCTGGCTGCGCGAGGACTACATCAAGTGCGTCCATCCCGGCTGGGCGCTTCTCACCGGGTGGGACGCCGTGATGGAGAGCTGGAAGCGCATCTTCGAGAACACGCAGCAGATGCGCTTCGCCCTGACAGACGTGCGGGTCCAGGTGCAAGGCGGGCTCGCCTGGGTGACCTTGTACGAGAACCTGAACTCCACGCTGGAAGGGCAGACCAACGCCGCCGTGGTGCTCACCACCAACATCTACGAGGAACGCCCGGAAGGCTGGTTCATGATCCATCACCACGGCTCGCCCGTGATGATGCGCCAGCCCGAGCCGCATCCCACCGTTCAGTGA
- a CDS encoding SDR family NAD(P)-dependent oxidoreductase: protein MTPLQDKVCIVTGAGRGIGRAIALAAAGNGCRVVLASRTEDQLKAVQAAIELRGGQVSSCRADLSSNEDLNALVQHTLDHFGTIDYLVNNAGWGVKANVVKGKAEDWERTLRVNLLAPMILSRLVLPTLMARRTGAIVNVSSISGRVGQAGSAAYAASKFGLIGFSQSLFEEVREHGIKVAAILPGFVDTGMIPPVKHLDRSRMIQPEDVAQAVLFVLTAPPTACPVEITVRPQRTPYR from the coding sequence GTGACCCCGCTCCAGGACAAGGTCTGCATCGTCACCGGGGCGGGCCGGGGCATCGGCCGGGCCATTGCGCTGGCAGCCGCGGGGAACGGATGCCGGGTGGTGCTCGCGTCGCGGACCGAGGACCAGTTGAAGGCGGTTCAAGCGGCCATCGAACTGCGTGGCGGACAGGTCTCCTCTTGCCGCGCCGATCTTTCGAGCAACGAAGACCTCAACGCCCTCGTTCAGCACACCCTCGACCACTTCGGCACCATCGATTACCTCGTCAACAACGCCGGCTGGGGCGTCAAGGCCAACGTCGTCAAGGGCAAGGCGGAGGATTGGGAGCGGACCCTTCGGGTGAACCTGCTGGCGCCCATGATCCTGAGCCGGCTCGTGCTGCCGACCCTCATGGCCCGCCGGACCGGCGCCATCGTGAACGTCTCCTCGATCTCGGGCCGGGTGGGGCAGGCGGGTTCCGCGGCCTACGCCGCCTCCAAGTTCGGCCTCATCGGCTTCAGTCAGTCGCTGTTCGAGGAGGTGCGGGAGCACGGCATCAAGGTCGCAGCGATCCTGCCCGGTTTCGTCGACACCGGCATGATCCCGCCGGTCAAGCACCTGGATCGCTCCCGGATGATCCAACCGGAAGACGTGGCCCAGGCGGTGCTCTTCGTCCTGACCGCTCCGCCCACGGCGTGCCCCGTGGAGATCACGGTGCGGCCGCAGCGCACGCCGTACCGTTAG
- the moeB gene encoding molybdopterin-synthase adenylyltransferase MoeB has product MAKTFQQLMDEARGTVKELSPQQVDELLRNNGNHVLLDVREKEEYREGHLENAVSVPRGFLEMKMDAEVPDKSTPIIAYCAGGVRSLLAGKVMQEMGYEDVISMSGGYTAWKNEGYSFVQDRQFTQEQLTRYSRHFLLPEVGEEGQAKLLDARVLMVGAGGLGSPSAYYLAAAGVGTMGIIDHDVVDLSNLQRQILHSNDRIGEPKTESARQTLQGLNPDVNVIPIPERLTSENIMEIIKDYDIVVDGCDNFATRYLVNDACVMTGKPNVHGSIFQFEGQVSVFHPGNGPCYRCLYPEPPPPGMAPSCAEAGVLGVLPGLIGTIQAVEAIKLILDKGDSLAGRLLHFNTLTMEINTLRLRRDPECPMCGDKPTIHELIDYEEFCNIQGAA; this is encoded by the coding sequence ATGGCCAAGACATTCCAGCAGTTGATGGACGAGGCGCGCGGCACCGTCAAGGAGCTGTCGCCGCAGCAGGTGGACGAGTTGCTGCGGAACAACGGCAACCACGTGCTCCTGGACGTGCGCGAGAAAGAGGAATACCGGGAAGGACACCTGGAGAACGCGGTGTCGGTCCCACGAGGCTTCCTCGAAATGAAGATGGACGCCGAGGTGCCGGACAAGTCGACCCCCATCATCGCCTACTGCGCCGGCGGCGTGAGGTCGCTTCTCGCCGGCAAGGTCATGCAGGAGATGGGCTACGAGGACGTGATTTCCATGTCCGGCGGATACACCGCCTGGAAGAACGAGGGCTACTCGTTCGTCCAGGACCGGCAGTTCACCCAGGAGCAACTCACCCGCTACAGCCGCCACTTCCTGCTGCCCGAGGTTGGCGAAGAGGGCCAGGCGAAGCTCCTGGACGCACGGGTACTGATGGTGGGAGCGGGCGGCCTGGGTTCGCCGTCCGCCTACTACCTGGCCGCGGCCGGCGTCGGCACCATGGGCATCATCGACCACGACGTGGTGGACCTGTCCAACCTGCAGCGCCAGATCCTCCACAGCAACGACCGAATCGGCGAGCCCAAGACCGAATCGGCGCGCCAGACGCTTCAGGGGTTGAACCCCGACGTCAACGTGATCCCCATTCCCGAGCGGCTGACCTCCGAGAACATCATGGAGATCATCAAGGACTACGACATCGTAGTGGACGGCTGCGACAACTTCGCCACCCGCTACCTGGTGAACGATGCCTGCGTGATGACCGGCAAGCCCAACGTCCACGGCAGCATCTTCCAGTTCGAGGGGCAGGTGTCGGTGTTCCATCCCGGGAACGGCCCGTGCTACCGCTGCCTCTACCCCGAGCCGCCTCCCCCAGGCATGGCGCCGAGCTGCGCCGAGGCGGGTGTGCTGGGCGTCCTCCCCGGCCTCATCGGCACCATCCAGGCCGTGGAAGCCATCAAGCTGATCCTGGACAAGGGCGACTCCCTGGCCGGACGGCTGCTGCACTTCAACACCCTGACCATGGAGATCAACACGCTGCGCCTGCGGCGCGACCCCGAGTGCCCGATGTGCGGCGACAAGCCCACCATCCACGAGCTCATCGACTACGAGGAGTTCTGCAACATCCAGGGAGCGGCCTGA
- a CDS encoding amidohydrolase family protein, with the protein MRANAYPVIDGDGHIMENASEIMPFMGEKYVGSDGQPAWARMYALFPSLDGWTRLSNMSSSGLRDYPDCDMWVSFLDDCGIDRTIVYPTAGLGYGLIQDPSYAVNIAHAYNTWLHRYYMDKTSRVLGAALIPVHSVEDAVKEMRHAKEELGMPAAVLPSVNSLGKGYGHESFFPIYEEACRLDMALAIHGAPSRGLGFDYLDTFAEVHALEHPIPLLIHLTNMVFQGVYELFPDLRVAYLEAGAGWVPFMMDRLDEGYERRGKKWAPRLKHHPSHYIKSGSVYVSVESEERTLPFVVELFGEDHIFFASDYPHERPREEYLKDIPELCAREDVSDTAKRKILADNANRFYRLN; encoded by the coding sequence ATGCGCGCGAACGCCTATCCGGTCATCGACGGCGACGGCCATATCATGGAGAACGCCAGCGAGATCATGCCCTTCATGGGCGAGAAGTACGTGGGCAGCGACGGCCAGCCCGCCTGGGCACGCATGTACGCGCTGTTCCCGTCGCTGGACGGGTGGACCCGGCTTTCCAACATGAGTTCGTCGGGGCTCCGGGACTATCCGGACTGCGACATGTGGGTTTCCTTTCTCGACGACTGCGGCATCGACCGGACCATCGTCTATCCCACGGCGGGGCTGGGCTACGGGTTGATCCAGGACCCGTCGTACGCCGTCAACATCGCCCACGCCTACAACACGTGGCTGCACCGCTACTACATGGACAAGACCTCCAGGGTGCTGGGCGCGGCGCTGATCCCGGTGCACAGCGTCGAGGACGCCGTCAAGGAGATGCGGCACGCCAAGGAGGAGCTGGGCATGCCGGCGGCGGTGCTGCCATCGGTCAACTCCCTGGGCAAGGGCTACGGCCACGAGAGCTTCTTCCCCATCTACGAGGAGGCCTGCCGGCTGGACATGGCGCTGGCCATCCACGGGGCGCCGAGCCGCGGCCTCGGGTTCGACTACCTCGACACCTTCGCCGAGGTGCACGCGCTGGAGCATCCCATCCCGCTGCTGATCCACCTGACCAACATGGTGTTCCAGGGCGTGTACGAGCTGTTTCCGGACCTGCGCGTCGCCTACCTCGAGGCCGGTGCCGGCTGGGTGCCCTTCATGATGGACCGACTCGACGAGGGCTACGAGCGGCGCGGCAAGAAGTGGGCGCCGCGGCTCAAGCACCACCCCAGCCACTACATCAAGAGCGGCAGCGTCTACGTTTCGGTCGAGTCGGAGGAGCGTACCCTGCCCTTCGTCGTGGAGCTGTTCGGCGAGGACCATATCTTCTTCGCCTCGGACTATCCGCACGAGCGGCCGCGCGAGGAGTATCTCAAGGACATCCCCGAGCTGTGCGCCCGGGAGGACGTCTCGGATACGGCCAAGCGGAAGATACTGGCGGACAACGCCAACCGCTTCTACCGGCTGAACTGA
- a CDS encoding amidohydrolase family protein, with the protein MMIIDSDTHIAEPVAMWDHLDEDLYPRRPVLASVPEDTLYGPRNAFWLIDGNIVPKPNGKGGFRLVTPSASKLESSRSDSLIASREITQPEVRLADMDRLGIDVQVIYPTLFLVYLTHDVELEIGLCKAYNRYMWEVQRTGQNRLLWTAVLPLRSIEASIDEMRLAKEHDAVGLFFRGMEGDRTLDDPYFFPVYEEAAKLDLPICIHTGMGAPSIINLFSFERNFSFAQGRVLPIFAFRDLVANRIPEQFPGLRFGFIEASAGWVPFMLHILKRLMKSDWNHKSDEGLFQEYRLFVACEADEDVPYLVDYIGEDNLLIGSDYGHQDPSFEPDLTGTIRGREDIPQRVADKMFNDNARRFYGIDGA; encoded by the coding sequence ATGATGATCATCGACTCCGACACCCATATCGCCGAGCCCGTCGCCATGTGGGACCACCTCGACGAGGACCTCTACCCGCGCCGCCCCGTGCTGGCCTCGGTGCCCGAGGACACGCTTTACGGTCCGCGCAACGCCTTCTGGCTCATCGACGGCAACATCGTGCCCAAGCCCAACGGCAAGGGCGGCTTCCGGCTGGTGACGCCGTCGGCCTCGAAGCTCGAATCGTCGCGCAGCGACAGCCTCATCGCCAGCCGGGAAATCACCCAGCCGGAGGTCCGGCTGGCGGACATGGACCGCCTCGGCATCGACGTGCAGGTCATCTACCCGACGCTTTTCCTGGTCTACCTGACCCACGACGTGGAGTTGGAGATCGGTCTGTGCAAGGCCTACAACCGCTACATGTGGGAGGTGCAACGGACCGGACAGAACCGTCTGCTGTGGACCGCGGTGCTGCCGCTGCGTTCCATCGAAGCCTCCATCGACGAGATGCGCCTGGCCAAGGAGCACGACGCCGTGGGCCTCTTCTTCCGCGGCATGGAGGGCGACCGGACCCTGGACGACCCGTACTTCTTCCCGGTGTACGAGGAGGCCGCCAAGCTGGATCTGCCCATCTGCATTCACACGGGCATGGGTGCACCGTCCATCATCAACCTGTTCAGCTTCGAGCGGAACTTCTCGTTCGCCCAGGGACGGGTGCTGCCGATATTCGCCTTCCGGGACCTGGTGGCGAACCGCATTCCGGAACAGTTCCCCGGCCTCCGCTTCGGCTTCATCGAAGCGTCCGCCGGCTGGGTGCCGTTCATGCTGCACATCCTCAAGCGGCTGATGAAAAGCGACTGGAACCACAAGTCCGACGAGGGCCTGTTCCAGGAATACCGCCTGTTCGTGGCCTGCGAGGCCGACGAGGACGTCCCATACCTGGTGGACTACATCGGCGAGGACAACCTGCTCATCGGATCGGACTACGGCCACCAGGACCCCTCGTTCGAGCCCGATCTGACCGGCACCATCCGCGGCCGAGAGGACATCCCGCAACGGGTGGCCGACAAGATGTTCAACGACAACGCCAGGCGGTTCTACGGCATCGACGGCGCCTGA
- a CDS encoding amidohydrolase family protein gives MAGVIDADTHIAEPEAMWKFFDEDMYPRRPVLTSITDDTLYGARNKFWLIDGNIFPKPSGKGGFRLVTPTAATLETERNDSLIASREITDVDVRLADMDRLGIETQVIYPTLFLVYLTEDVDLEIALCKAYNRFMWDVEEKAGGRMRWNAVLPLRSIEASIDEMRLAKEHGAVGIFFRGMEGDRTLDDPYFFPVYEEANSLELPICIHTGSGCPSLTNMFNLERNHTFHHGRVLPIFAFRDIIHNRIPEMFPKLRFGFIEASAGWVPFLLHILRRLLKQQFKFDSSVELFQKYRLFVACEADEDIPYLIRYMGEDNIVIGSDYGHNDPSFEPELAQTIRSREDLSPAIADKILCENPKHLYAL, from the coding sequence ATGGCAGGAGTCATTGACGCGGATACACATATCGCCGAGCCCGAGGCGATGTGGAAGTTCTTCGACGAGGACATGTATCCGCGGCGACCGGTGCTGACGTCCATCACGGACGACACGCTGTACGGCGCGCGCAACAAGTTCTGGCTCATCGACGGCAACATCTTTCCGAAGCCGTCGGGCAAGGGAGGCTTCCGGCTGGTGACGCCGACCGCGGCCACCCTGGAGACGGAGCGGAACGACAGCCTCATCGCGAGCCGCGAGATCACCGACGTGGACGTGCGGCTGGCGGACATGGATCGGCTCGGCATCGAGACCCAGGTCATCTACCCCACGCTGTTCCTCGTGTACCTCACCGAGGACGTGGACCTGGAGATCGCGCTGTGCAAGGCCTACAACCGCTTCATGTGGGACGTAGAGGAGAAGGCCGGGGGACGGATGCGCTGGAACGCGGTGCTGCCGCTGCGCTCCATCGAAGCCTCCATCGACGAGATGCGCCTGGCCAAGGAGCACGGCGCGGTGGGCATCTTCTTCCGCGGCATGGAGGGCGACCGGACCCTGGACGACCCCTACTTCTTCCCGGTGTACGAGGAGGCCAACTCCCTGGAGCTGCCCATCTGCATCCACACGGGGTCGGGCTGTCCCAGCCTCACCAACATGTTCAACCTCGAGCGCAACCACACCTTCCACCACGGCCGGGTGCTGCCGATCTTCGCGTTCCGGGACATTATCCACAACCGCATCCCGGAGATGTTCCCGAAGCTGCGGTTCGGCTTCATCGAGGCGTCGGCCGGCTGGGTGCCGTTCCTGCTGCACATCCTGCGGCGCCTGCTGAAGCAGCAGTTCAAGTTCGATTCCAGCGTGGAGCTGTTTCAGAAATACCGGCTGTTCGTGGCCTGCGAGGCCGACGAGGACATCCCGTACCTGATCCGGTACATGGGCGAGGACAACATCGTCATCGGCTCCGACTACGGCCACAACGATCCCTCGTTCGAGCCGGAGTTGGCCCAGACCATCCGCTCGCGCGAGGACCTGTCGCCCGCCATCGCGGACAAGATCCTGTGCGAGAACCCGAAGCACCTCTACGCGTTGTGA